The genomic window GATTCCGGGCGCGCGCGCGCTCGAGATCATCTCTTCGCGACAATGATCGATAGCCGGACTTAGCGGCCGAACCCGGGGATACCGAACAAACCAGGCCGCTGCTCTGGTGGCGGAGGCGGCGGCGGAGCCTGTTGCTGCTGCTGGATTGGTGGCAGAGGCTGCGGCGGACGCTGCTGCACCTGCTTGGGCGCGGCCTTCTTCTGCGCAGGCGGCGGTGGCGGGGCCGGCTTGGCCGCGGGGTCCGGCGCGGCGGTGGCAATGGTCTGCTGCGGCTCTTTGCAGTCGGTGAGCCAGATATCGTAGATCGGATGCTCGACGCCGTGCAGGCCGGGGCTTGCGGCATACATCCAGCCCGAAAAGATGCGCTTCACCTCGCCCTGCAAGGTGATCTCGTCGACCTCGACGAAGGCGTCGGTATTGGTGGCCTCCGTTGCCGGCCGCGTATAGCAGGCGTCGGTCTTGACCCGCAGCGCGCCGAACTGAACGGTCTCGCCGATCTCCTCGTCGAAATTGATGATGCGTCCGGTGATCTTGTCGAGGCCGGAGAAGGTCGCCTTCTTGTTCACGATCTTCTGGGCCGGCGGTTCGGTCACGACCTCGTCGCCCGGCTGGAGGCTCGCCGGCGTCTGCGGGACCGTGCTAGGTGCGCCCTTCTGCTGGGGCTGGCGCTGACCGGGCGCGCCTTGCGGACTGGGCGGAGCGATCGCCGCGGAGGGCGGCTGGTTTGGCGGCGCGACGCTGGAGCCCGGCGGTGGCGCCAGGGGCTGGGTCTCGACCGGCCCGGGCATCACATTGCCCTGCCGGCCCGGAGGCGGCGGCATCGGGCGCGAGGGCAGCACCCGGCCCTGCGGCGGCAGCTCCGGCACCTCTTCGTCGTCGTCGGGAATCTGCTGCGGCTGCGGCTGGCCGCGCGGAATGTTGCCGGGCGGCCGCAGCGGCGGCGGATCGGAGAAGATCGTGCCGATCTGCGCCTGGGCCGGCGTCACAGCCGTGAGCGCGGTGGCGGCCAGCAGCGCCGCAAGGCCTGTCAGGGAAAGGGTTTTGAACATCTCGCGCGGCTTCAACAGCGAATCGGGCTTGTTGGACATTTTACAGGGGATACCGCCGCTCGCAGGCCCTCCGGTTAACACGGCGAATACGGCGGGGGAAGGGCGGCATCCCTGCCCCGCCCGGCGCCGACTGGCCAGACCGGCTCCCGGATGGGATAGTCGCAAAGACCCTTTCCCGGGGCCGCGGCGGGCTTCGCCCCCCGAAACGACGGTCCAACCATAACTGGAAACCCTGAGGCCGCCCCCCATGCCCGTCGTGCTCGATCCCGATGCAGCTGCCGTCTACAAGGCGTTCCAGGAGGCCGGCCGGCCCGCCTACGAGACCCTGACTGCACCGGAGGCGCGCGCCTATTATTCGCAGGCGCGCTTTGCCACCAACCCCGAGCCGCCGAAGCTTGCCCGCGTCACACAGCTCGCGATCCCGGCGCCGCATGGCGTGATCCCTGCCCGCCTCTACGTTCCGAAGGAACCGCGCCGGCACGACGGCCTGTCGCCGGCGCTGGTGTTCTTCCACGGCGGCGGCTGGGTGATCGGCGATCTCGACTCCCATGACGTCGTCTGCCGCCAGCTCGCGGTCGAAGGCGCGCTGATCGTGATCTCGGTCGACTATCGCCTTGCGCCCGAGCACAAGTTTCCCGCCGCCGTCGAGGACGCCATCGCCGCGACCAAATGGGTCGCCGCGACTGCGCACGAGCTCTGCATCGACGCCTCGCGCCTCTCGATCGGCGGCGACAGCGCCGGCGGCAATCTCACCGCGGTCGTGGCGCTCGCCGCGCGCGATGGCGACGGTCCCGCGATCGCGGGCCAGGTCCTGATCTATCCGGCCACAGATTTCGCGATGACGCACAGCTCTCACAGCGAGCCCGAGACCAGCGTGCTGCTGACCCATTCGGTGATCCGCTGGTTCCGCGACCACTATCTCAATGGCGCGACTGACATCCACGACTGGCGCGCCTCGCCCGCGCGCGCTGCGAGCCTCATTGGCCTGCCGCCGGCCTATGTGCTGACCGCCGGCGCCGATCCTCTCCGCGACGAAGGCGACGAATATGCCGAGCGTCTGAAGCAGGCCGGTGTGCCCGTGACTACCAAGCACTATCCCGGTCAGTTCCACGGCTTCTTCACGATGGGAAAATTGTTGCGAGAGGCCAACGTCGCCGTGCGCGAGATCGGCGCGTGGCTGAAGGCGCTGGGCTGACGCCGTTCCGCATGCCTTCCGTTCCTCAAACCGTCTTCGCCCTTCCCCTGCGCGGGCTGACATGGCTCGGTGGTCAGGGCACGCGCGCGGTGGCGGCCATCGCGTTCATCGCGGTCGCGGTGCCGCCCCTTGGTGCGCTGCTGCGTCCCTATGTCACCGAGGCGATCTTCCTTCTGCTCTGCATCTCCTTCATGCGGGTCGAACTCGTCGCGCTGTACGGACATCTGCGCCGGCCGGCGCTGGTCGCGGCCGCCACGGCCTGGACCACGATCGGCGTGCCGCTGATCGTCGCCCTCGCCGCCTACGCGACCGGGCTCACCACGAGCTCACCCGGCTTGGCTCTCGCGCTGATGCTCCAGGGCATGGCCTCGCCGATGATGGCCGCGCCGGCCCTTGCCGCGCTGATGGGCCTCGATGCCACCTTGGTGCTGGTCACGCTGGTGACCTCGACCGCGCTCGTGCCTTTCACCGCCTCGCTGTTCGCGAGCCTCTTTCTCGGCGGCATGCTCAGCATCTCGCCGCTGACGCTCGGCCTGAAGCTGCTCGGCATCCTCGCCGCATCGCTGCTGGCCGCGACGATCATCCGCCGCCTGTTCGGCACCGCAGCGATTCAGCGTCACAAGCGGCCGATCGACGGCATCAACATCGTCATCCTCCTGGTGTTCGCCTCCGCGGTGATGGGCGACGTCGCCAGCGACCTCATCACCGATCCCCTGTTCACGATCGCCGTCGCGCTGCTGGCCTTTGCGGTCTATTTCACCCTGCTCGCCGTGACGACGCTGATCTTCCGCCGCGTCGGCATCGAGCGCGCCTTCGCGATCGGCCTGATGGTGTCACAGCGCAATCTGGGCCTGATGCTGGCGGCAACCGCCGGTGCGCTGCCGGCGACGACCTGGCTCTATTTTGCGCTGACGCAATTTCCGATTCACCTTGCGCCGTACCTGCTGATGCCGATCGCCCGACGCTTGACCGCGCGCGCAGAGACGTCGAGCGGGGCGGCGGCAAACAGCACGACCTAAGCAGTACTCATAATCCAGGATGTCTGCTTTCGAGCGTCATCGAACGGGCGGTTCCAACTCGGAATGTCGCCGATGGAACCCGAAGAGTCATGCGGCATTCAGACACAATGCCGGTTAACTTTGGTTATCTTTTTAATTTTAAATGGTAGATAAAATATTATATCTTTAATTCGCAGGCTGCTTGGCGGGGCGCAACCTAAGCGCAACCTTAGGAGAGGAGAGTATCCCATGAAGATCCCTTGGGGCGTTCTTTCCGCAGCAGCATTTGCGTTCACTCTGGCGATGACGATCGTGCCATCTGCCTCAGCTTGCAACGGCAATGGGAATTGTCCCAGTGCGCCCGGCCAGAATAAGCCGGCCCATGTCAGTGGAGCCGCCGGACCGATTGCAGGTGCCGGCCTGCCTATGCTCGCGATCGGATACGGCGTGTACTGGCTGGTAAGACGGCGGCGGACTCGCTAGTTGCGCAGTCATCGCGATCGCTCATATTCGAGCTGATCTGATCGTCAGCTTCCGGACCCAAGGCGGACATTCGCCTTTGCCTCGTTGACATCCGCTTTTGTGGCAAAGCGGACCTAGCCATCCCGCACAAACGAGCGCACGCCCTAGCCTGCCCGCGCCGCGCGACGCAGGGCCTGCGGCGGTTGGCCGAAGGCGCGGATGAAGGCGCGCCGCATTCGCTCGGGGTCGCCGAATCCGGTCGTTTCTGCAACGAGCTCGATCGCCTCGCGCGAGGACTGCACGCGCTCCCGCGCGACCTCGAGCCGCAACCGCTCGATCGCCTTCGACGGCGTCGTGCCGGTCTCGGCGGCAAAGGCGCGGGCGAAATGTCGTGCGCTCATGCCGGCGCGATCAGCGAGATCCTCCACCGTCAGCGGCGCGTCGAGATTTTCGCGCGCCCAGGACAACAGCGCGCCGAAGCGCCCGTTCGGCGTCTTCAGCTCCAGCAGCGAGGAGAATTGCGACTGGCCGCCGCTGCGGCGGTGATAGAGCACGAGGTGCCGCGCGGTCTGTTGCGCGATCTCCTCGCCATGGTCCTCGGTGACCATCGCGAGCGCGAGATCGATGCCCGCGGAGATTCCCGCCGAGGTCCAGACATTGCCGTCGCGGGTGAAAATCTGGTCCGGCTCGAACTTCACCTTGGGATAGCGCGCGACGAAATCGCGCGTCCGCCCCCAATGGGTGGTGGCGCGGCGGCCGTCGAGCAGTCCCGCTTCGGCGAGCACATAGGCGCCCGAGCAGACACTCGCGACCCGCACGCCACGCTTTGCCAGGCGCTGCACGAAGGCGCGCGTGATCTCGCAGCGCGCGGCATCCGCAACGCCCGCGCCGCCGGCCACGACCAGCGTCGTGATCGCGTTCGCCGACTTGAAATCCCGCGCCATCATCTCGACGCCCGACGAGCTGCGCACGAGTCCCGCCGTCGCCGCCAGCACGCGAATGCCAGGCGCCTTGCCGGTGCAGCGCGCGGCGACCTCGAATGCCGAGATCGGGCCCGCCGCATCGAGCAGCTGGAAATCCGGGAAGATCAGGATGCCGATCATGGTCATGTCCGAAAGTGAGGGAATTACGCCATTTTGGACAGAAGGGCATCATGCCATCCTGCCGGCGTCAAGCTCATTTTTCGGAGGCTCCCATGTCGTTACCGCTTCAGATCGGACTGCTGGTGTTTCCGCGTGTCACCCAGCTCGACTTCACCGGCCCGCTGCAGGTGTTCGCCGCCGTCCCCGGCGCCAAGCTGCATTTGATCTGGAAACGGATCGAGCCGGTGCCGAGCGATTCCGCACTCATCGTGACGCCGACCACGACATTCGCCGATTGCCCGCAACTCGACGTGATCTGCGTACCCGGCGGCCGCGGCACCGACGATCTGCTCAATGACGAGGAGGTGCTCGAATTCCTGCGCCGGCAGGCAGAAGGCGCCAAATACGTCACCTCGGTCTGCACGGGATCGCTGGCGCTCGGCGCCGCCGGCCTGTTGAAGGGCTACCGCGCCGCCACCCATTGGAGCGCGATGGAGCTGCTCGGCCGGTTCGGCGCCACGCCCATCAAGACGCGCGTCTGCGTCGATCGCAATCGCGTGACGGGCGGCGGTGTCACGGCAGGAATCGATTTCGCGCTGACGCTGGTGTCGATCCTGATCGACCGCACCACGGCGGAGGCGATCCAGCTCGGGCTCGAATACAACCCGGCGCCGCCGTTCAATGCGGGCTCGCCCGACACCGCGCCCGCCGAGGTCCTTGCTCGCGTCAACGAGCGCATCGCGCCGAACCAGGTCCGCCGTATCGAGGCCGTCGAACGCGCGGCGGCGCGGGTGATGTAGACGTTCCGCCTTCGGTGGTGGAACTGAGTTTTTAGGGGAGGAGTTAGACCCGCACGAAACTCACGGCATCCGGAGCGTAATCATGGAGCATCTCCACTACCCCAATGAAAGCACTGAGTATCGTGCCGCGCGAAATGCGCTGCTGGATGAGGAGATTGCCCTCCGAGCTCAGATTGAGGCCGTTGCCGCCAGGCGTCGAGCGCTACCGCTCGGCGGCGAGGTGCTCCAAGATTACGTCTTCGAACGCATCGGCAAAACGAGCATGCCAGAACAGGTCAGGATGTCGGAGCTGTTCGGCCCTCATGAAACGCTGGTTCTGTACAGCTTCATGTATGGGCCGGAGCGCGAGCTGCCCTGCCCCGGCTGCACCCATTTGCTTGACGGGCTCGACGGCGCCGCACGGCATGTCGGCGAGCGTGCGGCGCTTCACATCGTTGCGAAATCGCCGATCGCGCGTCTCGCAGCCTGGGCCCACGAACGAGGTTGGGAACATCTGTCGCTGCTGTCCACGGCCGGCAACACCTTTGATGCGGACTACTTCGGCGACACCTCGAAGTTCTCTAAGGGTATGCGCGCGCAGCACCACGTTCCCGACGGGCAGAATTGGGACGAGACGATCTTCAACGTCTTCAGGAAGGCGAATGGCAAGATCAGGCACTTCTGGGGCTCGGAGATGAGTTTCGCGCCGCCCGCGCCGAAGCAGCATCATCGCGCCGGTGATCTGGTCGATCCGCTCTGGGGCCTGCTCGACATGACGCCTGAAGGCCGCGGCGACTTCTTCCCGAAGGTGCGCTACGACTGAGGCGCACAAACCGGCTGACGAAGTGCCTCAAAGAAAAAGGCCGCTCGGTTTCCCAAGCGGCCTTTCCTGTCTTACGGCGGCTGCACATTCCATCGGGCGATTTCGGAACTTCCAGACCGGGGGCCTATCTCCCGATCGAGTCCTTACTCGGCGGCCGCTGCATCTCGGGACAGTCGCGAACTGTTGCCCGAACCGAACGCGATGGTCTCCCATCTCCGTAAGATGGGACCATTGAGCCGCATCGCTGGCGTGAGCACAACGCCGGCGCATGCGGCATCCCCGCTGTTCCCGTTGTCCACAGCGGTTGCGAGGC from Bradyrhizobium zhanjiangense includes these protein-coding regions:
- a CDS encoding alpha/beta hydrolase; its protein translation is MPVVLDPDAAAVYKAFQEAGRPAYETLTAPEARAYYSQARFATNPEPPKLARVTQLAIPAPHGVIPARLYVPKEPRRHDGLSPALVFFHGGGWVIGDLDSHDVVCRQLAVEGALIVISVDYRLAPEHKFPAAVEDAIAATKWVAATAHELCIDASRLSIGGDSAGGNLTAVVALAARDGDGPAIAGQVLIYPATDFAMTHSSHSEPETSVLLTHSVIRWFRDHYLNGATDIHDWRASPARAASLIGLPPAYVLTAGADPLRDEGDEYAERLKQAGVPVTTKHYPGQFHGFFTMGKLLREANVAVREIGAWLKALG
- a CDS encoding GlxA family transcriptional regulator gives rise to the protein MIGILIFPDFQLLDAAGPISAFEVAARCTGKAPGIRVLAATAGLVRSSSGVEMMARDFKSANAITTLVVAGGAGVADAARCEITRAFVQRLAKRGVRVASVCSGAYVLAEAGLLDGRRATTHWGRTRDFVARYPKVKFEPDQIFTRDGNVWTSAGISAGIDLALAMVTEDHGEEIAQQTARHLVLYHRRSGGQSQFSSLLELKTPNGRFGALLSWARENLDAPLTVEDLADRAGMSARHFARAFAAETGTTPSKAIERLRLEVARERVQSSREAIELVAETTGFGDPERMRRAFIRAFGQPPQALRRAARAG
- a CDS encoding Na+-dependent transporter codes for the protein MPSVPQTVFALPLRGLTWLGGQGTRAVAAIAFIAVAVPPLGALLRPYVTEAIFLLLCISFMRVELVALYGHLRRPALVAAATAWTTIGVPLIVALAAYATGLTTSSPGLALALMLQGMASPMMAAPALAALMGLDATLVLVTLVTSTALVPFTASLFASLFLGGMLSISPLTLGLKLLGILAASLLAATIIRRLFGTAAIQRHKRPIDGINIVILLVFASAVMGDVASDLITDPLFTIAVALLAFAVYFTLLAVTTLIFRRVGIERAFAIGLMVSQRNLGLMLAATAGALPATTWLYFALTQFPIHLAPYLLMPIARRLTARAETSSGAAANSTT
- a CDS encoding DUF899 family protein produces the protein MEHLHYPNESTEYRAARNALLDEEIALRAQIEAVAARRRALPLGGEVLQDYVFERIGKTSMPEQVRMSELFGPHETLVLYSFMYGPERELPCPGCTHLLDGLDGAARHVGERAALHIVAKSPIARLAAWAHERGWEHLSLLSTAGNTFDADYFGDTSKFSKGMRAQHHVPDGQNWDETIFNVFRKANGKIRHFWGSEMSFAPPAPKQHHRAGDLVDPLWGLLDMTPEGRGDFFPKVRYD
- a CDS encoding DUF2155 domain-containing protein — translated: MSNKPDSLLKPREMFKTLSLTGLAALLAATALTAVTPAQAQIGTIFSDPPPLRPPGNIPRGQPQPQQIPDDDEEVPELPPQGRVLPSRPMPPPPGRQGNVMPGPVETQPLAPPPGSSVAPPNQPPSAAIAPPSPQGAPGQRQPQQKGAPSTVPQTPASLQPGDEVVTEPPAQKIVNKKATFSGLDKITGRIINFDEEIGETVQFGALRVKTDACYTRPATEATNTDAFVEVDEITLQGEVKRIFSGWMYAASPGLHGVEHPIYDIWLTDCKEPQQTIATAAPDPAAKPAPPPPPAQKKAAPKQVQQRPPQPLPPIQQQQQAPPPPPPPEQRPGLFGIPGFGR
- a CDS encoding DJ-1/PfpI family protein, which produces MSLPLQIGLLVFPRVTQLDFTGPLQVFAAVPGAKLHLIWKRIEPVPSDSALIVTPTTTFADCPQLDVICVPGGRGTDDLLNDEEVLEFLRRQAEGAKYVTSVCTGSLALGAAGLLKGYRAATHWSAMELLGRFGATPIKTRVCVDRNRVTGGGVTAGIDFALTLVSILIDRTTAEAIQLGLEYNPAPPFNAGSPDTAPAEVLARVNERIAPNQVRRIEAVERAAARVM